GCTCTTCTGTCATAGGATGAGCCATCTCTTTACCAACTTTTACTAAATATCCATCCTCTTTTTCCTCAACAAATGGAACATGTTTTTCTGTTGATGCATCTTGAGTCTTCTCTTTTACCAATTCTAATCCTTCTACAGAAACACCATCTTTATCTGCTACAATTACCTCTAATAATACTGGGTTTTCTTTCACTTTAAAAATTTCATAAACTTTCATGACAACCTCCTCTAATTATTAAACATATTTTTTATAATTTGACAATTATTTATTCTGGCACTTAGGACAAGTTCCTTTAAAATAAACATGATATTCATCAATTTTGAAATCTTTCATATCCCCTACTATAAGTTGATCTATTGTCACTGGAATATCAAAAACCTTTTTACAATTTACACACTTAAAATGACCGTGTACATGTGTGTCCACATCATATCTAGTTTCATTTTCTTCTATTGTTATTACTT
The window above is part of the Cetobacterium somerae ATCC BAA-474 genome. Proteins encoded here:
- a CDS encoding desulfoferrodoxin family protein, yielding MKVYEIFKVKENPVLLEVIVADKDGVSVEGLELVKEKTQDASTEKHVPFVEEKEDGYLVKVGKEMAHPMTEEHYIQMIEICVDDFLYRKYLKPGEAPEAYFKVPKGKSVCAREYCNIHGLWSN